Within the Solwaraspora sp. WMMA2056 genome, the region CGATGGGAAGGTGACCACGTGAACACCACCGAGTTCGCCCCGGCCGGTACTCTCGCCGCCGAGGACCTGGGCACCGTACATCTCATCGGTGTCGGCGGGGTCGGCATGAGCGGCCTGGCCCGCCTGCTGCTCACCCGTGGCATCCCGGTGACCGGCAGCGAACTGCGGGACTGGCCGTCGCTGGCCGGGCTGCGCGCGCTCGGCGGCACCATCCACATGACCCACGACGCGGCGAACCTCGACGGCGTGGACACCGTCGTCTATTCGACCGCGATCCCGGCCGACCACGTCGAACTGGCCACCGCCCGGGCGCGCGGGCTGCGGGTGCTGCACCGTTCCGAGGCGCTGGCCGCCGCGATGACCGGCCGGCGGACCATCGCGGTGGCCGGCACCCACGGCAAGACCACCACGACCTCGATGGTCACCCTGATCCTGCAGCAGGCCGGCGAGGATCCGTCCTTCGTGATCGGCGGGGAGATCTCCGAGGTCGGATCCAACGCCCATCACGGTACGGGGGACTACTTCGTCGCCGAGGCCGACGAGAGCGACCGGTCCTTCCTGCTCTACCGGCCGTACGTGTCGATCGTCACGAACATCGACGCCGACCACCTGAACACCTACGGCGACCTGGCCGGCCTGGCCGCCGGGTTCGCCGAGTTCGCCCGGCTGACCGACCCGGACGGCTTCGTGGTGACCTGCGCCGACGACCCGGGCACCCGAGCGCTGACCGAGGCGCTGCGCGACGAGGGCCGCACCGTCCACACCTACGGGGAGTCCGCCGACGCGGACCTGCGGTTGTCGCAGATCGGGTCCGCCGCAGCCGGGGTGCGCTACCAGGCCACCCTGGACGGTGCTCCGCTCGGTGAGATCGTCCTGCCGGTGCCGGGGCGCCATCTGGGGCTCAACAGCGCGGCGGCGGTGCTCACCGCCCTGCGCCTGGGTGTGCCCATCGGCGCGGCGGTCGCCGCGCTCGGCGCGTTCCCCGGGGTCCGGCGCCGGTTCGAGCGCAAGGGCAGCACCGCCGGGGTGACGGTCTACGACGAGTACGCCTACCACCCGACCTCGATGACGGCGGCGTTGCGCACCATGCAGGAGGTCGCCGGTGACGGTCGGCTCGTCGTGGTGTTCCAGCCCTACCGGGTCTACCGCACCCGG harbors:
- the murC gene encoding UDP-N-acetylmuramate--L-alanine ligase, whose translation is MNTTEFAPAGTLAAEDLGTVHLIGVGGVGMSGLARLLLTRGIPVTGSELRDWPSLAGLRALGGTIHMTHDAANLDGVDTVVYSTAIPADHVELATARARGLRVLHRSEALAAAMTGRRTIAVAGTHGKTTTTSMVTLILQQAGEDPSFVIGGEISEVGSNAHHGTGDYFVAEADESDRSFLLYRPYVSIVTNIDADHLNTYGDLAGLAAGFAEFARLTDPDGFVVTCADDPGTRALTEALRDEGRTVHTYGESADADLRLSQIGSAAAGVRYQATLDGAPLGEIVLPVPGRHLGLNSAAAVLTALRLGVPIGAAVAALGAFPGVRRRFERKGSTAGVTVYDEYAYHPTSMTAALRTMQEVAGDGRLVVVFQPYRVYRTRDLQAELAEALSIADEVIVMEVFGPGELREPGEGGVSLTAAVPLPDDRKVFVPSWEDVPGEVVRRARPGDVVVTMGAPPISLLGDELLAALAAAADAG